In Meleagris gallopavo isolate NT-WF06-2002-E0010 breed Aviagen turkey brand Nicholas breeding stock chromosome 6, Turkey_5.1, whole genome shotgun sequence, the genomic stretch TTCTTTACGTTTACACCTCCTTCCTCTCTAAAGCTCACCACGGAGTTACTTGATTCTGTTTTAAGCTCCAGAGCACTGAGAAAAAAGCAGCGTATTGGAGAATTCCTGGCAACAGCTAGAAACACCAGTCTGTACTAGATAGGAGGCCTCATCCCCAGTTCACACAGCTTGCTGGAAGATGCTGAACTCCCCGTCATATATTTCCTCTGCTTCTCTATTCACAGCCAACTGCTTTGATAACATCAAGTACTGACCAAGGTTGTTTGCTGTTCAGCTGTCAAGAACTGGCTCTGGGGAAGCCATTCCTAGAGAGTCTTTTTTCTTGCAAGATACAGCAAAATGTGTGCCTTCAAAAGCATTACATGACCAATAATCCTTACTATAATAATATTCAGCTTTTTTGGGTCTGGCTGCAAATTAGAATTATAGTGCTGAAAAGCTGACATTTAAGAGAGGAACAACTAGCCCTTCTGAATACCTAATAGCTGCACAAAGTCCGTGTACAAATGATTAATGGATTGCTGATATTTGTACAACTCTGATTGAGTAATAGTCTCTCAAAACCCTCCAAAAGGTCAACGCAGCATcagaaaatgcttattttttgaTAAAGTGACAGATCACAGAAACGAGCTCTCGAAGAgctgaggaaaagagagagcaaTTAGAACGTGACTAGTTCATTCTGATTCTGAAAAAGCCCAAATTAGATATTTCAGTCAAAAGATCTTGATTATTTTGGTTAATTAAGCAAGTTTGGGTCTAAAAGGGTACATTTATGAGGCATTTTCTAGCAGGAAAAATGAACAGGAGTTTAATAGGCATtactgaatgtattttaaaactattaatGAGTGGAATGATGATTAAAAAGGCCTGATTCTCAAGGAACAGGTGCTCAGCaattactggggaaaaaaaaaaaatcaggccaATTCATACGCTGTCAATTGGCATTCAGATCCCCTCCCCACCCACCCCTGCCCATAAGTTTACCCCAAATCATTAACTGGTTTAAAAATTCTCAGCTTGGTGCAGTATAAATAAATACCAGAATTGTCTCTCAGGCTTCAGTTAATCATCaaagggttttgttttaaataacacTGGCCACTTAACAAGGCTTCTAGTCCACCACCCCACACACAAAATTTCTGCAAAGGTTAAACTCTCACCTACCCAATTATCTTTTGGTTACTCTTCATGATTATCTATGAATATATTGCAAGACGTTTTCATTTTTAGTTGCTTAATTCATTGCTGTGTGCTCACAACACTCACctatttcagaaacattcaCAAAACTGAGCAGAGCACTTCTTGTCAGAACTACTACTCCTCACCAAAAGTAGTAAAATAGCAAAGGGAAAAACACACAAGCTAAAAAATGATCTGCTAATCTTCTCAATCTTCAGATAAAACAGGTTAAATTTAAAGATTTTCCTTATGCTATTAACCCTCTCTTTGATATACTTCGCCAATAAGCTCCAGTTTGTCCAAAACAGCTAAGAACAAATAGAAAGTTGTCAGTGTATTTTAATCACAAACTTGAtggagtttttattttttaagtttagGGAGGTGAGTATTTTGTTAAGGACAATGACTACCACTTGACTCCAcggaatctgctttagcaagagtgttggactagatgaactcCAGAGGTCCTTTTCCAATCCCTATGATTCTGTTACTACGTTTCTGATGAAGGGAGAAAATGCATGTTGCTAAGGATAAGGAGGGAGAAAACCAAGTCAGTTATCTTGACTTATACCTGTTTAAGCTCTTTTGCCTCCTCCTGAGAGATCTTCTCATGCTTCTGCAGTTGAACCTGGTCACTGTCGGTTCCCTCTCTGCCTCccactggagagctgggctgcacCACTCCTCCCAAGAGTCCTGTGGCTGAAAGAGAAATTCCCATGGTCAAAGACTGCCATCTCCTGTAATGACAGGGAACTCTAGTGCAGAACCAAACAGGCTGAACTCTGCTCTGTAGCAGTCTGCAAGAGGACAAGCTCATTCAGATACACCAGACCCATCCTTGTTTTTTGAGCCAAGTTCTCCAAGGAAAGATTCAAGCTGTATTTTGTACAATGCCTGAACAAGTAAGCATGCTGCTGAAAGACCATTCTTAAAGGCTGCACCTGAAGAATGAGTTCATTCTGGGCTGTGGGCATGCATATGAACagacagcaagcagcagcaacGCAATTTCGATCAGATAAACTAAGAACCTCCACCCGTTgcttctttttaatctttttaattaaagaatttAAAAGTGATGGACTACAGACAGAGCCAAAGAGTGAAGCCAGTGAACCCCTGAAGCAGAAGGGCAACACTGACGCTAACAGCCACCCCCAGCTAGGCAGCATGAATGCAGTCCCTGGTGTAACATGCCACCTGTCCTTTATTTAAAGCATCAGCTCCTATTGCACTATCTGATACTGCCCAGTGGGGTAGCAGGGACGTGCTGCAAGGAAAGGTTGTTATTTTTGATGCAGATGGCTTCTAAACACCCAAGACACACATCTTGGCTCCTAGAGACGCTCCAAACATCTCCAAAGTTCTCCCACTTAAAGAGGGactgagaaggaaggaagctaATGCTACCACTGGCACCTGCAAGCAAACAGCCTGACCTGTGCAAGACAACGACAGCAAATCTTCAGGACATCAGGCCAGAAAGCATATCACAAGTCAGAGCTCCCTGCCAGGCCCAAGCTGGTGCCCAGCTGGCTGGCTGGCAGCATTCACTTAACTGCCCTGGGGTAGTGTTACTTCTCCAtgaaaacagagacaaaaatcTAAATCAGAAGTACCAAACCTTAAATCCCTCTCAAGTAATTACTGCAAGCTCCTTCTTAATCCTTGGGCATACTCAGTTATCAGTCTGAGACTCACTGGACTCAGACACCGTCAAGGTTTAAGACAAGCAAATCATTCATTGTACTTATGTTACTCTGTGCAAATGCTCTTTGTACTTGGAAGGGCTAGGAACCAGGCACTGAAAAAACACTGCTTATGGTATATTATTGCCATGGGCTCCCTCAATAGGGAAAGTAGGGAGGGAATGACAGACCTTCCTATGGCAGCGAACAGCCAGACAAGATTCTGCATGGTTCTTATCAGCTGAGTGTCCCTGCATgctaattatttcattaaaagcaaaaaatctgTTCATTTCACTCCCATTAAGCTCTGAGGACAAGAATAGGAGGGGGACATGACAAAGGCAAACAGAAAGAACGGAACAGGGGAAGGAGATCTGACAATTCTCACCAATTTCTAgtaacaaacaacaaaaaaaaaaaaaagggaaggagagaatgAATAAAGAGCcagaaatattgaaatatttaaaaagcagtaaaacaaTTCTGTTTAGCTCTGTTACATCCAGTTGGCTTGCAGGACTTGCTGCCTCCACAGAGTAACTAGCAAAGTGCTGTAAACTCCTAAGAATGAAAACACAGTCACTGTGGCTAAGCAGGGAAAAGGCAGCAGTTTTGAAAGAGATCTAAAGCTGTAAATGCCAGTCTCCAGCTATAGGATTAAGACAGCACTGCCCTAGACAAGCAAAGATTTCTTGTGTCTTTTAGTCTAGGGGAACTGTTATCAGCCATTAATGGTGAGGAAAGCACTGGAATTAATCTGTCACAGAATTGCCTCTGTTACAAAACAATCCCTTCTGTGCTCCTTCCAGCATTTAAACACTCTTTGCAGCTTGGatccaaaaacaaacatacacacaGTCAGGAAAGAAGTACAAAGTAGCTAGAAGTTGTTTCAGATAATCGAGTGGGTATAAGAATAGGAATTTGTGAAGTGCTTAATCAAGCCAAaacttttggggaaaaacagttttgttgcAGTTATTTATACAAATGTGCAACATGCACAGCTTTAAGGCAGGACTTGCATAAGCAGACAGGATCTAGAGAAGATGATGACAGTTGTGGAAATGTTCACATCCCTTagctgcactgcctgcagcacagaacaCTACCAGCCACCTCTACTTCTCCTGTACACCTCTGAATCAACGTTTGCTGTACCTGAAATCACGCACACAGTTTATGCAGACTCAAAGACATAATACAGAATACTCCCCCCTGCTTTTAGCAGCAAATCAGATCAATAATAACCATCATCATCTGTACTTGCAGCATGTGAACAGCCATGGAAAATAAGCATTGGGTAAAGCACAGTCTGTGACTGCCATCTAGTGACATCTTGCAGGCAGCAGCCATCACCAGGGAAGGAACAAACAAGGGTTTTTGGTGGAGCTGCACAAGTCAGGATTTCCATAACCTCCCGTTTTCTTTGCTGGCATTTCCAAATTAAACAGCCAGAATGCAGGTGGGGGTAGGAGAGCAATATCCTTGACTCACTGACTCAGATGCAAACAGAGCAAAGCAGTGGGGAAATTAAGCACAGTAGGGCTGTATAACCAATTATTTTATGTAACCAGGCTTAAGACCATCAGGAACTGAACACCAATTTGCTGGAATAACTCAGTGCTTAAGAAACCAGCAGGTTGTTTTTCCTCTAAGTTGTTGTGCCGACACTTCAGTGCCAGATGCCCAGAGACTTCCCTAAAAATTAACAAGCTTTTCCAAGCTATGGCCCTTGATGACTCGTCAACAAGAGAACATgatcctccctgctgaaatccAGTTGTAGCTTTGTGCTTAGAATTAGTTTTGCCTATTGTTTTAGTCTAGCATTTTTCTACTTTAATTTACTGAGAATAAATCCATCCACTGATTTGCTCTTTGGTCACTAacaattaggagaaaaaaaggatttggaaatgttgacagaaataaattcttaacAGACAAAAATTCATCAGCTTTGCAAATGAATTCAGGTTTCGATAAcaagaaatgaacagaaacacaACTCTTCCAGAATTTTAGAAGTAGCAATAGCTTAAGGTTTCCATTCTTACTGTTGTGAAGGAGTTGAAGCCTctcctgcatttttatttttttaaacagtgattTAAATTATGCCTTCACCTGATCTGAAACCTAAAATCTTCTAAATCCAAACAATGGAActtcttaaataaatacatttattttcacttattatgaaataaaaatgctggCTTTTTAGTTAGTTGAAAACTCACTGGACTGGAAGTCTGTTGTAAACCTTTTATATTAAATGTTGCTTCCAGTTGCAAActgccaaaaggaaaaatagtaaCAGCAGAGGACTCAGAAGCACACACTCAAAAGAGGAGAATAGGTTTCTAACAACCCTTCCCAGGAGTAGCACAATACTGAATTGGTGaccacaggaaaaaagaatgacACCGAAGTTAAAACACAGCCCAGTAGTTGAAACTCAAATTAAGTTAATCCTTTCACAAACCGTTGTGGAGTTGGTGAAAACACCAGCTGAGACTACAGTGTTAAAGACAGCTTGGCATATTCTAGTTGTCAGGCCCTCAAGAGACACCTCAGCTTCAGAATCTGGAGTTTTTGCTAGTGCAGTTGGGAGAAAGTAAATCCAACCATATTCAAATGTCCCCAGCACTTCTGTTAGCTCTAGCCTCACCCTTGCTCTCTTGGCAGAAGGGCCTGAAGTCAACTGGTAGTTATGTTTTGTTACCTTACGTTTTGTGGCCTCACCACTGGGCTGAGGGTAAAGAGGACTTGAATATTCCATTCAGAGTTTGAAAGCTACTTAGAAACACTAGATACTGGCAATAGCAATTATGGATGGCTTGTTTTGTCTGTCACATACCTGCTTGCCAAATGGAGGTGCCAAAATCTACCTGAGGAGACTTCCTGGCACCAACAAATCCTAGAGCATCTTCTAAAAACTGTATCTTCTTGCTAAACTGCATCTCTAAGACAGAGATTGCTTCTGGCATCTTTGCTGACAAGAGTCGGTAAGAGGTGTCAGGCTTCCCAATAAACCTCTGACGGACACTGATTTCATACGGCGTGTGAACTTTGATATCATCCACATCCTTTGATTCAAACCGGTGAATGACCTGAGAATTGCAGTCACTGATTTCCAGGCCAGAAGCGAAGAGCGTGAGTTTTCCTGGCTTCACATTTGAGTCTGTTCTGTGGGTGATAATAACTGGAATTCTAATTATGATTCCTTCCTGGTTCTTCAAATCGGAAACTGTGGCAGTTTCCTTTGGCTTCGTTTCCAATGGTGCTTTCCAGAGCTTGCTGCTAAATGGCCACCAAGAAGGAGATTCGAGTTCTGTCAACAACCTAGCGAAGAGAAGAGAGTGTTAGAAGGGAAAAGCCAGTAGGAAGGCTGTGCTACCCACCAGCTGAAAGCAAATTACTGCATCTACAAACAACTCTTCATATTGATTCCAGCCCTCCACTATTTTGCTTCTCAATCCTATTCACATCTTACCACAATCCATCTTTTTTCAACAACAGCTTTCCTTTATTTGCCAACACGTTGGAAAGCGATCCCAGAATCTCACCATTCAGAAGTGACAAATCCAACTTCCAACTGGGTTTATTCAGGCCAATTTACAACCATTTGTTCTTCAGCTAACACTGCCTTTCAGCTCAATATTTCCACACTTGGTCATCATTGCTGCTGCCTTTTACTACTCCCTTCTACCTCCCTCCCATAGGCTGATGCCACCTTTCGCTTTGCCCCCCAGTCCCAAATTCCCACTGCCAGCTCAAACACGAGTACAAAGTTCTGAGCACAGGCTCAACAAATGCAGACAAGAAAGGCATTATGTGCATTCTATGTACACCCAGAGGGAAGAATTTGTGAATACTGGATATGATCCCTCTGTTACATTTTCTGTCAGCTTGGCCCATTATCCTTTCACGTGATACTGTCCCAAAAAAGATCAGTATCACAGATCTCATCAGGTCTATGCCTCCTAGGCATCCTTTCcgcaggaaaaaagaaaaggaggtgGGGAGGAATGAATGAAAAGGGGGTTTTGATTTGATTTCGTTCCATTCCACTGCTCTAACAACCCTGCCAATGACCAGGCAGGTGCTACAGTAGATGCCCCTATGAAGCCAAACTAACTACAATTTAACAAAACACTGTCCTTACTAAAGAAGACTATTTACTGTCATAAATCCTAGAGACACAAGCCTTATTGGAATGAAATATAAAGTATTTGTGCTTCACTGCTGTTTTGGAAAGTCAGCTTTATTTAATTCACACAGAAGGTATGCCTGATGAAATACATATCACAACGATGCCCTCGAGATATTGTTTATAACGATTCAATTTCCATGAGAGAATCAGAATGCCTCTACAGAAGACTTTGCAATTTTAAGATCCTGTTTAATTTGACTTAAATACAGTTCAATCTGAAAGTGGAAACTAACTGAACCCCTTGTTTACTAGCCAAAGTTACGCACCAGCTCCTAAACAGACCTACTTAAAGAAATCCATCtgcaagaaaaagcagaaaagaaagcaccCTGGGTGTAAACCACATAGACAGAGGCAGAATGAACTGCTTTAACAGTATACTCCCAGCTAAAGCATGGACATCATATTTATGTTGACAGCATGCAAGATGAGCAATGGGTCTGGGAGCTCTCTGCTGCCCTCTGAAAATGCTGTGACACtccttaaggggaaaaaaagacacattgAAAGAGACGTAACAAAGTTCTGCACTAACACAATTTGAAATGGCACAGTGTCACAGATTTAGGGCTGAATTCTGAAAGTATGAGGTTCAACTTAAGTTCAGCATgaagaaagagtgaaaaaacCCTTTAAGCACTGCTAGCTCACAGCATCTTCCAAATTAAAAGCCATGCACTGACTTAGGTGTCGTAACTAAACAGAAACTGACCTGATCTCACTCCTACAGAGCACAGTGCATTTTCTGGCCTCTTGGTTAATGAAAGAGTTACAACAAGGTATTCCAGGTCAATGACAGCTTATGCCTGCGTCCAAACCTATGAGAAGTCATTAAATTCCTACTGCAGTATAAGCTTCCCTCATCACATTTACGGTGAGAAAAGAGCACGTGTGTTTACTTACTGAGAACAGCTGCAGTGTGACAAATCTAAACCTCTATTTACACTGTGGTAATTTACTCTTGATAGGTTTTAGCTTTAATTTTTATCCCTTTATCCCCTCgttctcccctccctcctttcccaAGGGACCAACTTCCTGGCTGTGCAATGTCTGATTTACAGTCAAGATTTCTCTGTTGTGCAGCCTTGACAAAGGTTCCAGCCAACTTCTCTGGCCTTCCATGGAGGAGTCACCCCCCTGTATCAACAAACCAGGACATCAGTCTTTATATACACATGAAAGTTTGCAACCAGAGTACCTTGTCCTCTCATAGCAATACATTTATAAGGAATCAGTTTATTTTTGGTCTGTGAACATCTGCTAGCATGTCAGACTCTGTTCTGCTTATCTGCACACAGTTCCACTGAAAGCAGCTGTATATACCCACACAAGAACAGAATTAATAATCCCAAAAAAGCCCACACATAAAGGCACAAAGTTAATCAAAGTTTTAAacatatgaaaacagaaaaaggagcCTGGCTTGTTTTATCAAAGACAACCCCACCATATTGGTGTTGCTATTAAAAACTTTAACTAATACACGTTGAAATCTGCTCCCTCTTAATACCTGTCTGCACAAAATCTTTTACATGTGTACAATGGCCCTGAATTATCTCATCCTTATAGTTATTTCTCAGTAAGTCTCTAAAGTCTGCAAGAGTTAGAGAGATAAGATACATCTGCATATTTAATTATGTTAATAGTCTGAATTAGCCAACATGCAACAATCAAGTGAACTTTGAACATAGCCATTTTCTACATTGTTtaggaagatgaagaaagatgTCATCTGTTTACTAGAAGACCCTCGGTCAGGAGTGGGAGGGAGAATGGATTTATTGAATCAAGCTACACAATGTATTCTAAAACAAGTGTTAGAATTCCCTAAAAAGCatgtgaaagggaaaacagactGGCTTATGACTCCCAACTTTGTGTTAGTCTGTGAGGAAATTGGTTCAAACCCACACAGATCAGATAAAATAAAGCATCACCTAACATTTGGTCAAtgtcttcctttatttttccatttttaaaatcaaagcatttAGCTCTTCAGATTCAGCAGGACAAGCAATACCTCCCAGCACATCTTaacccaaaacaaaaccttctTCCAAAAACAATGAGcagctgtttattttcctaCTCTTTGTTTATTGCTACAAAACTTTAAAATCTATTGCTGAAGCTTTCCGTTGTCTTGGCTTTTCATTAAAGGACACGAGGAGTATCACCAAAATCAATGTGAAATCAACACTTTCCTTGAGACATAtctttctaaaaacaaatgcttcttCCAAGAACAACCAGTTTGAACTTTTAGTGGGTTTGTTTCTTTATGCAGGTGTCAGAGCTTCCACAAAGACACTCATAGCTACAGATCTTCAAACATGACAATACTACTAATCTTCTTGTCTATTTTAGACTGCTATTGAGTCCAGCTTACACACAAAATAGAGTAACTCGTTTTAAATGGCAATCATTAAATAAAGAAGCTGAAACACTCTGTGACACCAACCACTCACTGTTCATGAGTTCTGCTACAGCCAAAGACACACAACATCTCACCACAGCTCCGCTCTGTTGCCTAAGTTCAATGCTTAAGACTCTGTTTTCAAAAACAATTAGTCACCGAGTGCCTGAGATTACCACAAATATTCCATCATTGCATTCCATCTACAGCCATTTCCCTGACAGCATCTGCACCACACAGTCCTCACTGCTGCCCCTAACAGCAAATACAAAGCCCTCAACTACACACTTTGCATACAAGAGCAGCTTCAAGAGTTGACTTGAAGTTGAATTCACAGAAAAACGAATGCAGTCTAGCTAAACCAAAGATTATTTTGAGGCTGTCACCTGATAACTCTAGGAAACTATTTCCAAGAAGGAAGACCTGCCATATTCATCATttcctttggagaaaaaaacaaaacaaaccaccagAAAAGCCAAACCTCGGTTGTGTTCGCTATGTAACAGCAACATAGGCTACTCCATGACTTAGGAAAGAAACTTCTAATATTTTACACTTATCTATATTCTAGGACACCTGATAAAATCATTAATTAGAGTGTGTCACTCAGCAGGGGTATTAATTTGTATCTTTCCTGTAACTAGTTTTCAATTTTCTCATAACAAGACTTGAGATCTCTCAAAGATGAACATTTCTGCCAATCACAAATAAAACTCAGAAGAGCTTGAAAAGTCATTTGAAAGACAGAGAACACATATGGAAATAATTTATCCAGGGAGAAGAAATGTTAGACaggaggaaagacagaaatacagaagcaaCATCAAGATGTTGCTCAACATCTCAACAAGAACTAAATCGACGAGAGATCATCACAGGCTTAAACTTTTACTGCAAATCATCACTTTGGTTTCCAACAGACTTCTGTAGCTCTCTTTTATGGCATACAATCCCACAACCACTACTTGGCTCAGAAGATGCTACAGTACCATACCTGTCTGCTACATCCATATCCCCTTCGATCTTGTTGAGTCCTCTCATGATGTTATCAAACTGCTCGCCCTGGTAATGCAGCACTTTCGCTGTATCCTCCAGCCTTTTCTGCGACCCAGTCAATAACCCAGtcagttcttttccttttgttgtctgcaaggctgctgcttctgctcctgtGCCTTCACTTGACAGCAACCGCTCCCTCCAAAAGTGCTCAAGGATGTTgaacacagcatttctgctggGCTGCAAAGAACTGAACCAGTGCTTGGTGTTCTTCTCCAAAATGGTAAGAgagctgaaaattaaatttgatgATTCCTTCTTGATCTCACTGATACTAGAAAGATGGAAGTTGACCAAAACCTCCCCAGTCTTGTCAGCTGTAAATTTGATGGCAACAGGGGTCAATGAGAGTCTGCCAGAGACCCATTGCTTGTTGGTGTCCAAGTAGTAAGAACAAGGCCAGCTGTGGATACGGATGTCTTCGTTCATCAGCTCGCTGTTCAGATCCTCTTCCACAGCAGCAACACCttcaaagccagaaaaagaaactagaatgaaagtggaaaaaaattaggCGAGAATCCTTAACAACATATAAAACCTAACATTACAAACACTCAAATAATGAATCTTATCCACAGCTGGTTTCCAGTACGTTCACTATATCCTTCTGAGTACTTACACAACACAGATTTGGAAACTGCTGCAGATGGTTTACAAAATTTGGAAACCATTCCTAACTATTTTcctctaaaaaacaaacaaacacacacctCACCCTTTCTGAACAGGGCTGCCAGTAATATCATCTGCTCCATAACAGCACTGCCTCCCCTTCTAAGAATGTTCTCATAACGTTTCAGCATGTGATTTACAGCAGTATCAACTTCAAATGAGCACTGCATTAACTCACTGGATATTGCTCTAAGGGCAGGTGTTTTCTAATTAGATTACTCCACATTCATGCACCCATGTTCATAATTTTGCATGGTGGAGAACCTACCAATAACAGGAACCACGAAGTTTTCATCAACTTTGAGTCTTTCACATATCCCTTTTTCCTGGGAAGCTATCATGTAAGAAGTCTTCCATTCCCCACCTCATCACCATATAAAGAAAATCCAGAAAGCATCAACAAGGCCATCAACACAAACCCATGACAGTGACATGAAATAGCTGGTCCTTCTCCTCCTACTCTGAGCTATCAATGCTTAGCTGACATATTCCCAGAACAAATTATAAATACACTCAGATAGAAAAGATTCCATAGAGGTATGGGAAGAGGTGCTGCTGGCCTGGCACGTGGAGCAATTCAATAGGTATGATAgcagagcaagcagcagaacaggCAGAGGCTTAAAAGAGCCAAGGGAACTGATTGCTCAGCTGAACTGACAACACCAGGGCAATGGCAATTTCATTACACCTCTGACAGCCCACGTTTTCCTAAGAGCCTGTGATGCTACCTGATGATGCAAAGTTAATCCCATAAGGCTTGCTCATCAGTATCTCAAATCCAAGCAAAGACAGAGCTGTCATGTGCTTTAAGGCCTGACCTGATCAAAGCAGAACAATCTCAAGTTTGGAATtgtaaattaaatgaaatatatctGGATGTGCACCTCTTCCCAAATTCCCAAAGATATTTCTTGTACCCAAAGAGTCAGATTGTTTCTTGCAACATCTCCTTCACAGTGCTAGCTTCCATTGTATTAAAGACCAGTTATGTTCCATGACTTAATTCCTTATGAACAACCATTATGTAATGGTTATTTAATCACTTGCTTATTCATTCTTACTCTTCTCAAAGTCTTGAATGTATTGTAGCATAATTTACAGATATACTACATTGTATAGCATTATCACAAGGTACTCAGTTACTTGGATGACACAATAAATGAAAAGTGAGAGCTCTACAAAACCCCCTGCCAGACTGATACTGTAATTTCTATAAGTATAATTGACAACTACACCAGTATGTGTGCAAGAGAATAAAAGTTACATTACTATTAAAATCACTGACACTTGAAACTAAATCACATTACAGCTTTGTTAAACAGGAACTACAAATTACAAACAGAGCTTTAACTGCCTGAATCTGTCTGGATTTGACACTGACTTTGGTTTCTGCAattcaataaaacattttcagaggTATCTTCCCCCTCATTAATATCACATATTCAAAGATCTGAAATTGTCACCCACTCAGCACATTTGTAAGACAGCATACACACTTAAGCAGCATTCAGATTCTCTCAGAAGTACTGGTAACAGTAATATATAGCCAACAAAAAGTAAACCAAAATAAACATCTCGTATTTCATCCTCAAGCTTCTCACGCTCTAAACATATTGCAAAGTTAAATGAAATTCAttgaaacaaacagcaaccTCCCTATCCATCAAGCATGTCACGTTTAGGTCTTCACCACCACCTCTCCAATTTCAAGAGCATGAAGTTTGCTATTTAtgcctttttctgaaaaatccaACTACCAGCATGCTGCCTACAACAAGAAGCTCTTCCCC encodes the following:
- the SNAP47 gene encoding synaptosomal-associated protein 47 isoform X1, which translates into the protein MDRFVNIAVPKKLSEVSAATDKVSFSGFEGVAAVEEDLNSELMNEDIRIHSWPCSYYLDTNKQWVSGRLSLTPVAIKFTADKTGEVLVNFHLSSISEIKKESSNLIFSSLTILEKNTKHWFSSLQPSRNAVFNILEHFWRERLLSSEGTGAEAAALQTTKGKELTGLLTGSQKRLEDTAKVLHYQGEQFDNIMRGLNKIEGDMDVADRLLTELESPSWWPFSSKLWKAPLETKPKETATVSDLKNQEGIIIRIPVIITHRTDSNVKPGKLTLFASGLEISDCNSQVIHRFESKDVDDIKVHTPYEISVRQRFIGKPDTSYRLLSAKMPEAISVLEMQFSKKIQFLEDALGFVGARKSPQVDFGTSIWQAATGLLGGVVQPSSPVGGREGTDSDQVQLQKHEKISQEEAKELKQILKKLKSLALETEAELERQDEALDSITTSVDRATLNIDKQNRRIKKLT
- the SNAP47 gene encoding synaptosomal-associated protein 47 isoform X3; amino-acid sequence: MNEDIRIHSWPCSYYLDTNKQWVSGRLSLTPVAIKFTADKTGEVLVNFHLSSISEIKKESSNLIFSSLTILEKNTKHWFSSLQPSRNAVFNILEHFWRERLLSSEGTGAEAAALQTTKGKELTGLLTGSQKRLEDTAKVLHYQGEQFDNIMRGLNKIEGDMDVADRLLTELESPSWWPFSSKLWKAPLETKPKETATVSDLKNQEGIIIRIPVIITHRTDSNVKPGKLTLFASGLEISDCNSQVIHRFESKDVDDIKVHTPYEISVRQRFIGKPDTSYRLLSAKMPEAISVLEMQFSKKIQFLEDALGFVGARKSPQVDFGTSIWQAATGLLGGVVQPSSPVGGREGTDSDQVQLQKHEKISQEEAKELKQILKKLKSLALETEAELERQDEALDSITTSVDRATLNIDKQNRRIKKLT
- the SNAP47 gene encoding synaptosomal-associated protein 47 isoform X2, which translates into the protein MDRFVNIAVPKKLSEVSAATDKVSFSGFEGVAAVEEDLNSELMNEDIRIHSWPCSYYLDTNKQWVSGRLSLTPVAIKFTADKTGEVLVNFHLSSISEIKKESSNLIFSSLTILEKNTKHWFSSLQPSRNAVFNILEHFWRERLLSSEGTGAEAAALQTTKGKELTGLLTGSQKRLEDTAKVLHYQGEQFDNIMRGLNKIEGDMDVADRLLTELESPSWWPFSSKLWKAPLETKPKETATVSDLKNQEGIIIRIPVIITHRTDSNVKPGKLTLFASGLEISDCNSQVIHRFESKDVDDIKVHTPYEISVRQRFIGKPDTSYRLLSAKMPEAISVLEMQFSKKIQFLEDALGFVGARKSPQVDFGTSIWQAATGLLGGVVQPSSPVGGREGTDSDQVQLQKHEKISQEEAKELKQSWKRWMVCGCDWVPE